A stretch of the Prochlorococcus marinus str. MIT 0918 genome encodes the following:
- the msrA gene encoding peptide-methionine (S)-S-oxide reductase MsrA, whose protein sequence is MNLFRLNKFQLIPFILSLLIIYLCLFLFPNYASATTESGVFAGGCFWCLEHDFEDIKGILSVDSGYTGGKSTSPTYKNHKGHQEAIQVKYNSTILGFEDLLKIYWRNIDPYDDRGQFCDRGDSYRPVIYFSSIKQKDIAKETFQNVSDELSVPIDKLKVKLQKLEKFYIAEDYHQNFAKRNKLKYSFYRNACGRDQKLDEVWGSNSRKGVDWEN, encoded by the coding sequence ATGAATCTTTTTAGATTAAATAAATTTCAACTTATTCCATTCATTCTTTCATTATTGATAATATATCTGTGCTTATTTTTATTTCCAAATTATGCTTCTGCTACAACAGAGTCTGGTGTTTTTGCGGGAGGGTGTTTTTGGTGCTTAGAACATGATTTTGAAGATATAAAAGGAATACTTTCAGTTGATAGTGGATATACTGGTGGAAAGAGTACTAGCCCAACTTATAAGAATCATAAAGGCCACCAGGAAGCTATTCAAGTAAAATACAATTCCACAATTTTAGGTTTCGAAGACTTATTAAAGATTTATTGGAGGAATATAGATCCTTATGATGACAGAGGCCAGTTTTGTGATAGAGGTGACTCTTATAGACCAGTAATTTATTTTAGTAGTATAAAGCAAAAAGATATTGCTAAGGAAACTTTCCAAAATGTTTCTGATGAATTAAGTGTACCTATTGATAAGCTTAAAGTTAAATTGCAAAAATTAGAAAAATTTTATATCGCAGAAGATTATCATCAAAATTTTGCTAAACGAAATAAGCTCAAGTATAGTTTTTATAGAAATGCTTGTGGTCGAGATCAAAAATTGGATGAGGTATGGGGATCAAATAGTAGAAAAGGTGTTGATTGGGAAAATTAA
- a CDS encoding GIY-YIG nuclease family protein, with product MQLPKGQKELFNNREYFNQPIKLNKELSFNKEGLLSWQKRIYSHQKNLFDAKGKVISQESLFKEYETGSINNLNLLNLTPLSLTFWKWPKSPHQGPAIYLVMDKPINLDSHILLYIGETIAADKRWKGDHDCKGYLQSYSESFQKVNLGTNLSIRFWTDVPTDTKARRKIEKELIHRWLTPFNKETRGVWNTPFTN from the coding sequence ATGCAATTACCAAAAGGACAAAAAGAATTATTCAACAATAGAGAATATTTTAATCAACCAATTAAGCTGAATAAGGAATTATCATTTAACAAAGAAGGACTTTTATCTTGGCAGAAAAGAATATATTCTCATCAAAAAAATCTTTTTGATGCCAAAGGTAAAGTAATTAGTCAAGAATCTCTTTTTAAAGAATATGAAACGGGCTCAATAAATAACCTTAATCTATTAAATCTAACTCCATTATCTTTAACTTTCTGGAAATGGCCCAAGAGCCCTCATCAAGGTCCTGCAATATATCTAGTTATGGATAAGCCAATAAATCTAGATTCTCATATTCTTTTATATATAGGAGAAACCATTGCTGCTGATAAAAGATGGAAAGGGGATCATGATTGCAAAGGATATCTCCAATCTTATTCTGAGAGCTTCCAAAAAGTTAACTTGGGGACCAACCTAAGCATTCGGTTTTGGACTGATGTCCCTACAGATACAAAAGCCAGAAGGAAAATAGAAAAAGAATTAATACATCGCTGGTTAACTCCTTTCAATAAGGAGACAAGGGGAGTCTGGAATACACCATTCACTAACTAA
- the lpxB gene encoding lipid-A-disaccharide synthase, with product MRLLISTGEVSGDLQGSFLVKALLNESKRRSLKLKIMALGGARMKEAGAELISDTASIGAIGLWEALPYVIPTLKAQSVVDDLFVREPPDALVLIDYMGPNIRLGKKVRKKFPSIPIIYYIAPQEWAWRLGDGGSTDLIGFTNKILAIFQKEADFYSKRGGKVTWVGHPMLDNLKASVDRREACQNLGVDPSRKFLLLFPASRTQELKYLLPILLKAAELIQASYPSFYVLLPAAQESFEQLLIDGLENSAVEGKVLPSKKTDSLKPSFFEVADLAIAKSGTINMELSLHFVPQIVGYKVSRVTAFIAKKLLRFDVDFISPVNLLLNKMLVPELIQKEFTPKAIFELAKSLIDDDRKKLKMFEGYEQLRKNLGEPGVTERAAAEILNLIKK from the coding sequence ATGCGCTTACTTATAAGTACTGGAGAAGTATCAGGAGATTTACAAGGAAGTTTTTTAGTCAAAGCTTTGTTAAATGAGTCAAAAAGACGTTCGTTAAAATTGAAAATAATGGCCCTAGGGGGTGCTCGTATGAAAGAGGCTGGTGCAGAGCTGATTTCAGATACAGCTTCTATTGGAGCAATTGGTTTATGGGAAGCTTTGCCTTATGTAATACCTACATTAAAAGCTCAAAGTGTAGTTGATGATTTATTTGTAAGGGAGCCTCCTGATGCTTTGGTCTTAATTGACTATATGGGGCCAAATATTCGCTTAGGGAAAAAAGTAAGAAAAAAATTCCCATCTATTCCCATAATTTATTACATTGCTCCACAAGAGTGGGCTTGGAGGTTAGGGGATGGTGGGTCAACAGATTTGATTGGTTTTACTAATAAAATATTGGCGATTTTTCAGAAAGAAGCCGACTTCTATTCAAAAAGAGGGGGTAAGGTTACTTGGGTGGGCCATCCAATGCTTGATAACTTAAAAGCGAGTGTTGATCGAAGAGAAGCATGTCAAAATCTTGGAGTTGACCCTTCTCGAAAGTTTTTATTGCTCTTTCCTGCATCAAGAACACAAGAACTAAAGTATTTATTGCCAATACTTCTTAAGGCCGCCGAATTAATCCAAGCAAGTTATCCATCTTTTTATGTTTTATTACCTGCTGCTCAAGAGAGCTTTGAACAACTTTTAATTGATGGCTTGGAAAATTCTGCAGTTGAAGGGAAGGTCTTGCCCTCAAAAAAAACTGATTCTTTAAAGCCAAGCTTTTTTGAAGTGGCTGATTTGGCTATTGCTAAGTCAGGTACTATTAATATGGAACTTTCATTACATTTTGTTCCTCAAATTGTTGGATATAAAGTAAGTAGAGTTACAGCATTTATAGCAAAAAAACTTCTGAGGTTTGATGTTGATTTTATATCACCTGTTAACTTGTTGTTAAATAAGATGTTGGTACCTGAATTGATTCAAAAGGAATTTACTCCAAAAGCTATTTTTGAGTTAGCAAAGTCATTAATAGATGATGATAGGAAAAAATTAAAAATGTTTGAAGGTTATGAGCAACTAAGGAAAAATTTAGGAGAGCCAGGCGTAACAGAAAGAGCAGCAGCAGAAATTTTGAATTTAATAAAAAAATGA
- the fabZ gene encoding 3-hydroxyacyl-ACP dehydratase FabZ: protein MGLLPHRYPFALVDRVVQYEPGKSATGIKNITINEPQFQGHFPERPLMPGVLIVEAMAQVGGLIVTQMPDLPKGLFVFAGIDGVRFRRPVVPGDQLIINCQLLSIKRQRFGKVKGEAKVDGKLVCSGELMFSLVD, encoded by the coding sequence ATGGGCCTTTTGCCTCATCGCTATCCGTTTGCTTTGGTGGATAGAGTTGTTCAATATGAACCTGGGAAAAGTGCAACAGGAATTAAAAATATCACTATCAATGAACCTCAATTTCAAGGCCATTTCCCAGAAAGGCCTTTAATGCCAGGTGTACTAATTGTTGAGGCTATGGCACAAGTAGGAGGCTTGATTGTCACACAGATGCCTGATTTGCCTAAAGGACTTTTTGTTTTTGCAGGTATTGATGGCGTTAGGTTTCGCAGGCCAGTTGTACCAGGTGATCAATTGATTATTAATTGTCAATTGCTAAGCATTAAACGTCAAAGATTTGGGAAGGTTAAAGGAGAAGCAAAAGTTGATGGGAAATTGGTCTGCTCTGGGGAATTAATGTTTTCTTTGGTGGATTGA
- a CDS encoding leucyl aminopeptidase, giving the protein MQISINQETPQGWSGSTLAIGLLEGDITAQLGILSGICNPQLIEKYLKEKEFSPTLGESVKLTLLEKNIQQILLIGLGKPEEFSINSLREATAIASRASIGSEGKMAFHFPCNNFDSSCVAKAMAESIRLSIFKDLRFQSDPKSHKVPQSIELLGLPESAKSILDLIDPICSGVELARELVGAPPNDLTPSSLANEALKLSEQYNLECKILNRAECEKEGMGAYLAVSQGSDLEPKFIHLTYKPNGEIKRRIAMVGKGLTFDSGGYNLKVGASQIEMMKYDMGGSAAVIGAARALGEMCPANTEIHFIVASCENMVNGSAVHPGDIVKASNGTTIEINNTDAEGRLTLADALVYACKLNPDSIVDLATLTGACVIALGEEIAGLWSNNDQLADELQKASSDCGENLWRMPLQKSYKEGLKSMLADIKNTGPRSGGSITAALFLNEFINKKVAWAHIDIAGTCWADKDRGLDPAGATGYGVRTLINWAMSQG; this is encoded by the coding sequence ATGCAAATCTCTATAAATCAGGAGACTCCCCAAGGCTGGTCAGGCTCAACATTAGCCATAGGGCTTCTAGAGGGAGATATAACAGCTCAGCTGGGGATTTTATCAGGAATATGCAACCCACAACTGATTGAGAAATATCTAAAAGAGAAAGAATTTTCCCCAACCCTTGGTGAAAGTGTCAAGCTAACTCTATTAGAAAAAAATATTCAACAAATTCTCTTAATAGGTTTAGGGAAACCCGAAGAATTCTCAATAAATTCTCTTAGAGAAGCAACTGCTATTGCTTCTAGAGCAAGTATTGGTTCAGAAGGAAAGATGGCTTTTCACTTCCCTTGTAATAATTTTGACTCTTCTTGTGTTGCAAAAGCAATGGCTGAATCAATAAGGTTATCAATATTCAAAGATCTTCGTTTTCAAAGTGACCCCAAATCTCACAAAGTCCCTCAATCCATTGAACTCTTAGGCTTGCCAGAATCAGCGAAATCAATCCTAGATCTAATAGACCCCATTTGTTCTGGAGTTGAACTTGCAAGAGAATTAGTTGGAGCTCCCCCAAACGACTTAACTCCCAGTTCCTTAGCAAATGAAGCTTTGAAATTATCAGAGCAATACAACCTTGAATGCAAAATCCTTAATCGGGCAGAATGCGAAAAAGAAGGTATGGGAGCTTATTTAGCAGTTTCTCAAGGATCTGATCTAGAACCCAAATTTATTCATCTAACTTACAAACCAAACGGAGAAATAAAAAGAAGAATCGCAATGGTAGGGAAGGGATTAACTTTTGACTCAGGAGGATACAACCTAAAAGTCGGAGCATCTCAAATAGAAATGATGAAATATGACATGGGAGGGAGCGCTGCTGTTATTGGCGCCGCTAGAGCCTTAGGGGAAATGTGCCCTGCCAATACAGAAATACATTTTATAGTTGCCTCATGTGAAAATATGGTTAACGGGTCAGCAGTGCATCCAGGAGATATCGTTAAAGCATCTAATGGAACAACAATAGAAATTAACAATACAGATGCAGAAGGAAGATTAACTCTTGCTGATGCATTGGTATACGCATGCAAACTTAATCCAGACTCAATAGTCGATCTTGCAACATTAACTGGAGCATGTGTAATTGCTCTTGGAGAAGAAATTGCTGGTCTTTGGTCTAATAATGATCAATTGGCAGATGAATTACAAAAAGCCTCTAGCGATTGTGGGGAAAATCTCTGGAGAATGCCTCTTCAAAAATCTTATAAAGAGGGCCTCAAATCAATGCTTGCCGACATCAAAAATACAGGTCCTCGGTCAGGGGGATCAATTACTGCAGCTCTATTTCTAAATGAATTTATAAATAAAAAAGTCGCATGGGCTCATATAGATATTGCAGGAACATGTTGGGCAGACAAAGATCGTGGGCTAGATCCTGCTGGTGCAACTGGATATGGAGTAAGGACTCTGATAAATTGGGCAATGAGTCAAGGTTGA
- the lpxA gene encoding acyl-ACP--UDP-N-acetylglucosamine O-acyltransferase — MIEQNKSKKSMINNTVEIHPLADVNTNAELSRGVVIGAGAVIGPNVQIGENTIIGPNVVLDGRLIIGSGNKIFPGACLGLEPQDLKYKGAPTEVIIGDNNTLRECVTVNRATNEGERTVIGNGSLLMAYTHIAHGCNVGNEVIISNSVQVAGEVVIENRAVIGGSCGIHQFVHIGCLAMVGGMTRVDRDVPPYCLVEGHPGRMRGLNRVGIRRRNLDKKNPEEYRQLQEVWNLIYRSNHVYKEGLELATQKKLLPPAKKLCDFLHASTSDGRRGSMPLTINN; from the coding sequence ATGATTGAACAGAACAAATCTAAAAAATCTATGATTAACAACACAGTCGAGATTCACCCTTTGGCTGATGTAAATACCAACGCAGAACTTAGTAGAGGTGTTGTTATTGGTGCTGGTGCAGTTATCGGCCCAAATGTTCAGATAGGAGAAAATACTATTATTGGTCCAAATGTAGTACTTGATGGAAGATTAATAATTGGCTCAGGAAACAAAATATTTCCTGGAGCCTGCTTGGGACTGGAACCTCAGGACTTAAAATATAAAGGTGCACCTACTGAAGTAATCATTGGCGATAATAATACTTTACGTGAATGTGTAACCGTTAATAGAGCTACTAATGAGGGCGAAAGGACTGTAATAGGTAATGGAAGTCTTCTAATGGCTTATACACATATAGCTCATGGATGTAATGTTGGTAATGAAGTGATTATCTCAAATAGTGTGCAAGTTGCAGGTGAAGTGGTAATTGAGAATAGAGCTGTAATAGGAGGATCTTGTGGCATTCATCAATTTGTTCATATTGGCTGTCTCGCGATGGTTGGTGGGATGACAAGAGTTGATAGAGATGTGCCCCCATATTGCTTGGTTGAGGGACACCCAGGTAGAATGAGAGGATTGAATCGTGTAGGTATTAGAAGAAGAAATCTTGATAAAAAAAACCCTGAAGAATATAGACAATTGCAAGAGGTCTGGAATTTAATTTATAGGTCAAATCATGTTTATAAAGAGGGGTTGGAATTGGCTACACAAAAAAAACTTTTACCACCAGCGAAGAAACTTTGTGATTTTCTTCATGCTTCTACCAGTGATGGTCGAAGAGGCTCTATGCCTTTAACTATTAATAATTAA